A stretch of DNA from Pseudomonadota bacterium:
TCCCAGTTTATGCCAAGCCAGGTAAGGCCTTCCAGTATATCCCTGACGTAGTCTTCCTTTGATCTTTCTACATCCGTGTCCTCTATCCTAAGTACAAATATTCCCCCATTATGCCTGGCAAAGAGCCAGCTGAAAAGCGCAGTTCGTGCTCCTCCAATATGGAGATACCCTGTAGGACTTGGTGCAAACCTCGTTTTAGTCATCAAGATTACCCTCGATAATGGTTTTAGTGATTATAATGGAAAAATATCTGTTCATCAATCTATTTTTATGGATACCCCACGCCATATGCATTTTTGTGTATACAATATACTTATTGAATTTTTTTGTATATGTTGGTAAACTATAGCGATATTAATCACAAAGATTAATTGGAGGCATAATGTACAAAGCAGGAGAAATAGCTGTATATCCTGGCCATGGCGTTGGAAGGATAGAGTCAATAGAAGAAAAGGAATTTTCAGGTATGAAGCAGGCCTTTTACATCATGAGGATTCTCGATTCAGATATGACTATCATGATCCCTGTCGAGGGGGTAAAGAATGCCGGTCTCCGCTGTGTTATTGATTCCTCTGAGGTTACAAAGGTCTATGCAATACTTAAGGATAAAAATGTAGTGCATAACCATTTGCCATGGAATAGAAGATATAAAGAATACATGGAAAGGATAAAGAGCGGCTCTATATTTGAGGTTGCAACGGTATTGAGGGAGCTTTATGGCCTGAGGGCTTGGAAAGAGCTGTCTTTTGGAGAAAAGAAGATGTTTGAAATAGCAAGGAATCTAATAAAGAAAGAATTGTCCATGGCATTGAAAAAGAATGAAGAAGAGATTGAGAAAGAGATTGAGGCTATATTTTTAAAAAACTATAAGGACTAAAGTGGTTTGAATATAGTAATCCAGATCTTGTTAGTACTGGTGACCACCGTTACCGGATATTTCATAATAAGAGAAATATTCGCAAGTAATTTCCTTGGTTTGTTTGGGGCCTTATTTGGTCTTGCCCTCGGTTACGCGATCCTTAAAGTGGAAGAAAAATTAAAGGATATATCATTAAAGACAATCTTTGGGAGTTTAATAGGGGTAACGATAAGCCTTCTTGTTGCAGACCTTTTTATTTCAAAACTCCTTTTAACACTTGTGAAGGACATACCGATAACGTTGCCTATATATATCCTCATTTATTTTGTTTTGGGTTACCTTGGTTTCAGGTTAGGCGAGAAAAAGAGCCAGACCATTGATCTTTCAAAGATACCTCTCTTTGGAAGGATGGAAGATGAGGAGGATGTTAAAATCCTTGATACAAGTACAATTATAGATGGAAGGATAGCAGATATATGCGAGACAGGATTTATAGAAGGGACGTTTATGATACCCCAGTTTATACTCTATGAGATTCAGCACATTGCAGACCATCAGGATCCGGTGAAAAGGACGAGGGGTAGAAGGGGCCTTGATGTACTCCATAGATTGCAAAAGCAGACGTTTGTGAAGGTGAAGATTGTTGACTACGATTTTCCAAAGCTTAAAGATGCGGACACGAAGTTGATTGCCCTTGCAAAACGCTTAACTGCTAAGTTAGTGACCAATGATTATAACCTTAACAAGGTGGCAGAGCTCCAGGGGATTGAAGTACTTAATATGAACCAGCTGGCAAGTGCTTTAAAACCAGCGATACTCCCTGGCGAGCAGATGAGCATAAAAATTCTTAAAGAGGGGAAAGAGCATGGTCAAGGGATAGGATACCTTGACGATGGAACCATGGTTGTTGTGGATGAGGCAAAAAAACTGCTCGGCAAAGGTGTTGATGTGGTTGTCACGAGTGTATTACAGACCACATCTGGCAGGATGATATTTGCAAAACTTAAAGAACAAGCCGAAAAGGAATTCTACTTCCCTGATGAGTACAAGTTGGAAGAACAGGGAAGATAATACATGAGGACCCTCGCAATAATACTGGCAGGTGGCGCAGGCAAGAGGATGGGGACCTCTACGAACAAACAGTTCTTAATCCTGGACAACAAACCTATCATTGTCCATACATTGCAGATATTTGAGGAATGCAGAACGGTAGATGGTGTTTATCTTGTTGTAAATCAGAAAGACCTTCCGATTATACAGGAGGAGATCCTTGAAACGTACAGATTCAACAAGGTGATGAAGCTTGTCATGGGCGGAAGATTGAGACAGGATTCTGTGAGGAATGGGTTAGAAGCAATTGAAAACCCGTGTGATATAGTGATAATTCATGATGGTGCAAGGCCGTTTGTTTCCCCTTCGTTTATAGAAAAAAGTATTTTTCTTATGGAAATGTTTGATGCAATAATCCCTGCCCTCCCTGTCAAAGATACTATAAAGGTAGTATCAAAGGAGGGTTTTGTCTTAAAAACCTTAGAGAGGGATTCACTATGGCAAATACAAACACCCCAGACATTTAAGTACGAGGTCATTGTAAAGGCATATAGAGAAGGTATGGCAAAGAAGCTTTGTGGGTATGATGATGCAACATTTTTAGAGTTTTTGGGTAAAAGGGTTAAGGTAATAGAAGGCTCTCCTTATAATATAAAGATAACAACACCGGAAGACCTCATTATAGCGAAAGGCATGCTCTCTCAGCTTAAAGGCACCATATGAGGGTTGGGATAGGTTATGATGTTCATCCCCTCGTTGAAGGGAGAAAACTTTTCCTCGGGGGCATTGAGATACCATACAGCAAAGGTCTTTTAGGCCATTCAGACGGAGATGTCCTTATCCACGCTATCTGTGACGCAATCCTCGGTGCTATCTCCGAAGGCGATATAGGTGTATATTTTCCAGACAGTGATGAAAGTATAAGAGGCATAAATAGTATAAAAATACTCTCCTATGTTATGGAACTTGTTAAAAAGAAAGGGGTTAAGGTAGTAAACATAGATGCTGTAATTGCTGCGGAAGAACCAAAAATACACCCCCACAGAGAATTGATCAGGAAAAATATAGCGAAAATACTAAATGTGGATATAGACAGGGTTGGCATAAAGGGGAAAACCAAAGAAGGGCTTGGTTTTGTGGGTAAAAAGGAAGGCATAGAAGTATATGCAGTGGCATTGCTTGAAGAGGTTAGGGTACAGACCCCATACCCTATACCCTGAGGGCATACATGGTTAAGGTAAGATTCGCACCGAGCCCCACTGGACACCTCCACGTAGGAAATACACGTACAGCACTGATGAACTATCTCTTTGCCCGTAACAAAAATGGCAGATTTATATTGAGGATAGAGGACACGGATGTTGAAAGGTCAGATGCAATGTACGAAACATCCATTATAGATGACCTGAAGTGGTTTGGTATAAAATGGGATGAAGGCCCATTTAGACAGTCGGATAGACTTGACATTTACAGGTCTTATGTGAAAATCCTTCTCGATAAAAATGCTGCCTATAAATGTTTCTGCTCTAAGGATGCGCTTGAGCAGATGAGGAAGGTATCCCTGGGAAAGGGTGAGCCACCGAAGTACAATGGGACATGCAGGGAACTTTTAGGTAGTACTATAGAGCAGTATGAGAAAGAAGGCAGGCCTTATGTGGTAAGGTTCAAGTCCTTACAAAAACCCATTAGCTTTAAGGACGAGATACATGGAGAGATTCATTTCCCCCGTGACCATGTAGATGATTTTATTATTTTAAAACAGGAGGGTACGCCTTCCTACAATTTTGCCGTGACCATCGATGATATGTTAATGGGTATTACCCATGTGATTAGAGGGGCTGACCATATATCAAATACGCCAAAACAGATTATGCTCTTTCTGGCCTTTGGTGAGAAGCCTCCTCAGTATGCCCACCACTCTTTACTCACAGGTGATGATAAAAAACCATTGAGTAAAAGACATGGGGCTACAAGGGTCAGGGAATTCAGGGATATGGGTATACTGAAATCAGCATTCATGAATTACCTTGGAATTCTTGGCAGAAATGTGAAAAAAGAGATTCTTGAAGAAGGAGAACTCATAGAAACATTTTCCCTAAATTCCCTTTCTTCATCCGATTCCCTATTTGATATGGGAAAGATGCTCTGGTTCAATAAGGAATATATCAGAAGGATGCCAATAGAGAACATGCTCGTCGAACTGGACCTCCCCTTGGATTACAGGGACAGGATTGCCGTTTTAAAGGACAATGCGAAAACATTGAATGAGATGAAGGGGCTTCTGGACATATTTGATAGTACGGATATAAAGGAAGATGGTCTCACATACCTCCTGCATATTACAGAGTTGAAGAACATATTGCCTTACCTGAGAGAAGTGCTTATGGACAAAAGGGGTGCAATATTAGAAGATATTTTGCAGACCCTGGAAAGAAAAACAACACTTGCAAAGAGGGAACTCCTTATGACGCTACGAATACTATGCACGGGTAGAAAGAGTGGTCCCCCATTGAAAGAAGTATTTCAGCTAATCCCAAAAGATATTATAATTAAGAGGGTGGAATGCGTAGAAAAGAGATTTACACTTCAATAAAAGATATATTTCGCAGCCTCTCTTTGAGGACCCAACTGCTTTTGATCCTTCTTTTTCTTCTTGTCATCTCAATAAGCTCGCTTACAATAATCTATTCAAGGTCTGAAGGGTTGATTATAGACAAGGTTACAGAAAATATAGATGACATTACCAAGGCTATCCAGATAAGCGTTGAGGAGTTGACTTACAGGGGTGACAGCACCGAGAGGCTGAAGAATTACGTTGATATGTTAAACAAAAAAGGAATAAAAGAGATATCAATTTTAAGCGATAGCTCGGAGGTCATTGCAAGCTCGAACCCGAAGAAAATCGGGACAAAAGAGAAGATGGGAGAAACAAAGGATAAGACAGGAGAAAAAAGGATAGTAAGAAAGAAAGGTCTGATGATCACGGCACGACTTGGAGAGGAGAGTAAGACAGAGGCACAGAGGCTTTACAGTATAATTATGCCCGTGTCGATAAAGGGGCAGAATATAGGTTACATCCATATCAACATGGTACTTGATGACTATAAGCTACTCCAGAGGAAGAACCACTTTAAAAGGATTTTGAGTACACTCTTTGCCTTCAGTATCGGCATTATCATCAGCCTCCTCATCGCAGAAAAGTATACCGAGCCGATTAAAAAGATTGCCAATGCCAGCAAAAGGATTGCTGAGGGGGAACTGGTAAAAATCAGGGATAGGAATCGCAAGGACGAAATAGGTATCCTGATAAGAAGTTATAACGAAATGGTTGATAAATTGAGTGAGAGAAAGGAGCTGGAAGAAAAGCTGAAGAAGACAGAACAGCTTTCAATGATAGGGCAGCTATCGTCAGGAATAGCCCATGAGATCAGGAATCCTCTGAATTTTTTGTCTTTATCGGTTGGGCATATAAAGGAGAGGGTCATTGAAGAGAAGATTGAGAAAAGGGATGACCTTATCAAACTTTTAGATGACATGACAAAGGAGATATATAAGGTTAACGAGCTTATCCATAATTTTCTCTTTTTAGGAAAGCCTATTACATTGAATAGAGAGTGGATACCACCAGAGACACTGATAAATGAGGTGCTTTATATCTTGAAGGACAAAATAAAGAGCGGGGTTGACATTAAGGTAACATGCAAAGCTGATGGACAGCTTATGTATTGTGATAGAGAGTGCATTAGGATATGTCTTATCAACCTGCTTTTGAATTCTATTCAGGCCATAGAGGACAGAGGAGAGGTGGTAATTGAATGCGGTAGGGAGGACGGGTTTTCTTATATCTCTGTGGCGGATAATGGAGAGGGCATAGAAAGTGAAGAGATGGAGAAGATATTTGAGCCATACTATTCAACGAAAAAATTCGGTATCGGTCTGGGTCTTGCCATTACAAAGAGATTTGTAGAAGAGCATGGGGGGGCAATCTCAATTGATAGTAAAACGGGTAAGGGAACGGTTATGAAGATAAGGGTGCCTTATTATGAAGTATGATAAGGGTAGTATTCTTATAGTTGAGGATGATAAGAACCAAAGGGAAATCATTAAGACTATCCTTGCGAAGGAAGAGTTTTATGTAGAGGATGTGGATTGTGGGAAAAAGGCAATTGAACTTCTAAGGGGTAGTAACTTTGATCTGGTACTCACAGATTTAAGGCTGCCCGATATAGATGGCACTGAGGTCCTTAAAGAGGTAAAAACATTAAACAGACCGTGTCATGTTCTTATCATTACAGCCTTTGGTTCTATACCTTCTGCAATTGAGGCAACGAAGCTCGGCGCCTTTTATTATCTTGAAAAGCCTCTTGAGAAGGACCATTTACTCATCGTGATAAATAATGCAATGAATCAGGTAAAACTCCTTAAAGATAACATTATGTTAAAGAACCAGCTTTTAGATAGGTTCCATCTGGACAATATTGTGGGGGTTCATGGCAGCATGGAGGAACTCTTCAAGATAGTAAGAAAGGTAGCCCCTACAAATTCTACTGTTCTCATATATGGAGAGAGTGGTACAGGAAAAGAGCTTTTTGCAAAGAGCATACATTTTAATAGCCTCTGGAAGAGTAACCCTTTCTTTGCAATTAATTGTGCATCAATACCGGAGACCCTTCTGGAAAGCGAGCTTTTTGGTTACGAAAAAGGGGCCTTTACAGGTGCACTATCCCGTCATATTGGCCTCTTTGAGCAGGCGAACGGGAGCACCCTTTTTCTTGACGAAATAGGTGACCTTTCCTTAAGCACACAGGCGAAAATATTAAGGGCTATTCAGGAAAGAGAAATCAGGAGAATAGGTGGAAGGGAGAACCTGAAGCTCGATGTGAGGATAATTGCGGCGACAAATAAAAGGCTTGAAGAAGAAATATCGAAAGGCAGGTTTCGTGAGGACTTATATTACAGATTGAATGTAATAGCCTTTTCTATTCCACCACTCAGGGAGA
This window harbors:
- the ispF gene encoding 2-C-methyl-D-erythritol 2,4-cyclodiphosphate synthase, translated to MRVGIGYDVHPLVEGRKLFLGGIEIPYSKGLLGHSDGDVLIHAICDAILGAISEGDIGVYFPDSDESIRGINSIKILSYVMELVKKKGVKVVNIDAVIAAEEPKIHPHRELIRKNIAKILNVDIDRVGIKGKTKEGLGFVGKKEGIEVYAVALLEEVRVQTPYPIP
- a CDS encoding sigma-54 dependent transcriptional regulator, with the translated sequence MKYDKGSILIVEDDKNQREIIKTILAKEEFYVEDVDCGKKAIELLRGSNFDLVLTDLRLPDIDGTEVLKEVKTLNRPCHVLIITAFGSIPSAIEATKLGAFYYLEKPLEKDHLLIVINNAMNQVKLLKDNIMLKNQLLDRFHLDNIVGVHGSMEELFKIVRKVAPTNSTVLIYGESGTGKELFAKSIHFNSLWKSNPFFAINCASIPETLLESELFGYEKGAFTGALSRHIGLFEQANGSTLFLDEIGDLSLSTQAKILRAIQEREIRRIGGRENLKLDVRIIAATNKRLEEEISKGRFREDLYYRLNVIAFSIPPLRERVTDIPLLVEHFLKRLNASHGKKKGLTNEVLQSLMRYSWPGNVRQLESVIERSYVMCEEDMIDMEHISEEVKQVPVTGSSYDRLHATADDLIDAKLTAAEYRLYLYLIKLDPSREDFQEAIEPITIMEKLDITKQTFYTGIARLKELRLYDYRLQASKGKLDRRIQSGKFY
- the gltX gene encoding glutamate--tRNA ligase, with the protein product MVKVRFAPSPTGHLHVGNTRTALMNYLFARNKNGRFILRIEDTDVERSDAMYETSIIDDLKWFGIKWDEGPFRQSDRLDIYRSYVKILLDKNAAYKCFCSKDALEQMRKVSLGKGEPPKYNGTCRELLGSTIEQYEKEGRPYVVRFKSLQKPISFKDEIHGEIHFPRDHVDDFIILKQEGTPSYNFAVTIDDMLMGITHVIRGADHISNTPKQIMLFLAFGEKPPQYAHHSLLTGDDKKPLSKRHGATRVREFRDMGILKSAFMNYLGILGRNVKKEILEEGELIETFSLNSLSSSDSLFDMGKMLWFNKEYIRRMPIENMLVELDLPLDYRDRIAVLKDNAKTLNEMKGLLDIFDSTDIKEDGLTYLLHITELKNILPYLREVLMDKRGAILEDILQTLERKTTLAKRELLMTLRILCTGRKSGPPLKEVFQLIPKDIIIKRVECVEKRFTLQ
- a CDS encoding CarD family transcriptional regulator; the protein is MYKAGEIAVYPGHGVGRIESIEEKEFSGMKQAFYIMRILDSDMTIMIPVEGVKNAGLRCVIDSSEVTKVYAILKDKNVVHNHLPWNRRYKEYMERIKSGSIFEVATVLRELYGLRAWKELSFGEKKMFEIARNLIKKELSMALKKNEEEIEKEIEAIFLKNYKD
- a CDS encoding TRAM domain-containing protein — encoded protein: MLVLVTTVTGYFIIREIFASNFLGLFGALFGLALGYAILKVEEKLKDISLKTIFGSLIGVTISLLVADLFISKLLLTLVKDIPITLPIYILIYFVLGYLGFRLGEKKSQTIDLSKIPLFGRMEDEEDVKILDTSTIIDGRIADICETGFIEGTFMIPQFILYEIQHIADHQDPVKRTRGRRGLDVLHRLQKQTFVKVKIVDYDFPKLKDADTKLIALAKRLTAKLVTNDYNLNKVAELQGIEVLNMNQLASALKPAILPGEQMSIKILKEGKEHGQGIGYLDDGTMVVVDEAKKLLGKGVDVVVTSVLQTTSGRMIFAKLKEQAEKEFYFPDEYKLEEQGR
- the ispD gene encoding 2-C-methyl-D-erythritol 4-phosphate cytidylyltransferase translates to MRTLAIILAGGAGKRMGTSTNKQFLILDNKPIIVHTLQIFEECRTVDGVYLVVNQKDLPIIQEEILETYRFNKVMKLVMGGRLRQDSVRNGLEAIENPCDIVIIHDGARPFVSPSFIEKSIFLMEMFDAIIPALPVKDTIKVVSKEGFVLKTLERDSLWQIQTPQTFKYEVIVKAYREGMAKKLCGYDDATFLEFLGKRVKVIEGSPYNIKITTPEDLIIAKGMLSQLKGTI
- a CDS encoding ATP-binding protein, with translation MRRKEIYTSIKDIFRSLSLRTQLLLILLFLLVISISSLTIIYSRSEGLIIDKVTENIDDITKAIQISVEELTYRGDSTERLKNYVDMLNKKGIKEISILSDSSEVIASSNPKKIGTKEKMGETKDKTGEKRIVRKKGLMITARLGEESKTEAQRLYSIIMPVSIKGQNIGYIHINMVLDDYKLLQRKNHFKRILSTLFAFSIGIIISLLIAEKYTEPIKKIANASKRIAEGELVKIRDRNRKDEIGILIRSYNEMVDKLSERKELEEKLKKTEQLSMIGQLSSGIAHEIRNPLNFLSLSVGHIKERVIEEKIEKRDDLIKLLDDMTKEIYKVNELIHNFLFLGKPITLNREWIPPETLINEVLYILKDKIKSGVDIKVTCKADGQLMYCDRECIRICLINLLLNSIQAIEDRGEVVIECGREDGFSYISVADNGEGIESEEMEKIFEPYYSTKKFGIGLGLAITKRFVEEHGGAISIDSKTGKGTVMKIRVPYYEV